ACCGGTCGATGCCGACCTCTCGCTAACGGTCGGACGACACGTGTTACATCACATGTGACCCGAGTGTCGCGCGAGGGCCACCCGAGTCCGCCTCGTGGACGCCGCTGCCCAATAAAGCCACGGCCGGTTACGCTGGCGCCGTGCGGCATCCCCGCCTGCCAGGGAGAAACCGCATAGCCGACAGCCGTCGCATCTAGGGAGCCCATTCATGGCCTCGTTGCCACCGTCCCCTTCCGCCGACAGCCGGACCCGCGCGTCCGCGCTCCGACAGGCGCTCGCCACCCGTGTGGTGGTCGCCGACGGAGCCATGGGCACCATGCTCCAGGCACAGGAACCCACACTCGAGGACTTCGAGCAGCTCGAAGGCTGCAACGAGATCCTCAACCTCACCCGCCCCGACATCGTCCGCTCCGTCCACGAGGCGTACTTCGCCGTGGGCGTCGACTGCGTCGAGACCAACACCTTCGGGGCCAACCACTCCGCCCTCGGCGAGTACGACATCGCCGAGCGCGTGTACGAGCTGTCCGAGGCCGGCGCCCGGGTCGCCCGCGAGGTCGCCGACGAGTTCACCGCCAAGGACGGCCGCCCCCGCTGGGTGCTGGGCTCCATGGGCCCCGGCACCAAGCTGCCCACCCTGGGCCACGCCCCGTACACCACCCTGCGCGACGCCTACCAGCGCAACGCCGAGGGCCTGGTCACCGGCGGCGCCGACGCGCTGCTCGTGGAGACCACCCAGGACCTGCTGCAGACGAAGGCCGCCGTCCTGGGCGCCCGCCGCGGCCTCGACGCCCTCGGCCTCGACCTGCCGGTGATCGTCTCCGTGACCGTCGAGACCACCGGCACCATGCTCCTAGGCTCCGAGATCGGCGCCGCGCTCACCGCGCTGGAGCCGCTCGGCATCGACATGATCGGCCTGAACTGCGCCACCGGCCCGGCCGAGATGAGCGAGCACCTGCGCTACCTCGCCCGCAACGCCCGCATCCCGCTGTCCTGCATGCCCAACGCGGGCCTGCCCGTCCTCGGCAAGGACGGCGCCCACTACCCGCTGACCGCGCCGGAGCTGGCCGACGCCCAGGAGACCTTCGTCCGCGAGTACGGCCTCTCACTCGTCGGCGGCTGCTGCGGTACGACCCCCGAGCACCTGCGCCAGGTCGTCGAGCGCGTCCAGGGCCTCACCCCGACCGAGCGCGACCCGCGCCCCGAGCCCGGCGCCGCCTCCCTCTACCAGACCGTGCCCTTCCGGCAGGACACCTCCTACCTGGCCATCGGCGAGCGCACCAACGCCAACGGCTCCAAGAAGTTCCGCGAGGCCATGCTTCAGGGCCGCTGGGACGACTGTGTGGAGATGGCCCGGGAGCAGATCCGCGAGGGCGCCCACATGCTCGACCTGTGCGTGGACTACGTGGGCCGCGACGGCGTCGCCGACATGGAGGAGCTGGCCGGCCGTTTCGCCACCGCCTCCACCCTGCCGATCGTCCTGGACTCCACCGAGGTCGACGTCATCCAGGCGGGTCTGGAGAAGCTCGGTGGCCGCGCCGTGATCAACTCCGTGAACTACGAGGACGGCGACGGCCCCGACTCCCGGTTCGCCAAGGTCACCAAGCTGGCCCGGGAGCACGGCGCCGCCCTGATCGCGCTCACCATCGACGAGGAGGGCCAGGCCCGCACCCCGGAGAAGAAGGTCGAGATCGCCGAGCGGCTGATCGACGACCTGACCGGGAACTGGGGCATCCGCGAGGAGGACATCCTCATCGACGCCCTGACCTTCACCATCTGCACCGGGCAGGAGGAGTCCCGCGGGGACGGCCTCGCCACCATCGAGGCGATCCGCGAGCTGAAGAAGCGCCACCCGGCCGTCCAGACCACTCTGGGCCTGTCGAACATCTCCTTCGGCCTGAACCCGGCCGCCCGCATCCTGCTGAACTCCGTCTTCCTCGACGAATGCGTCAAGGCGGGCCTGGACTCGGCGATCGTGCACGCCTCCAAGATCCTGCCGATCGCCCGGTTCAGCGAGGAAGAGGTCGGTACGGCCCTGGACCTGATCTACGACCGCCGGTCCGAGGGTTACGACCCCCTGCAGAAGCTCATGCAGCTCTTCGAGGGCGCCACCGCCAAGTCCCTGAAGGCGGGCAAGGCCGAGGAACTGGCCGCGCTGCCGCTGGAGGAGCGCCTGGGGCGCCGCATCATCGACGGCGAGCGCAACGGCCTGGAAGCCGACCTCGACGAGGCCCTGAAGGACCGCCCGGCGCTCGACATCGTCAACGAGACCCTGCTGGACGGCATGAAGGTCGTCGGCGAACTGTTCGGCTCCGGCCAGATGCAGCTGCCGTTCGTCCTGCAGTCCGCCGAGGTCATGAAGGCCGCCGTCGCCTACCTCGAACCGCACATGGAGAAGTCGGACTCCGAGGGCAAGGGCACCATCGTGCTGGCCACCGTGCGCGGCGACGTCCACGACATCGGCAAGAACCTGGTCGACATCATCTTGTCCAACAACGGCTACAACGTCGTCAACCTGGGCATCAAGCAGCCGGTCTCCGCGATCCTGGAGGCGGCCCAGGAACACAAGGCCGATGTCATCGGCATGTCCGGGCTGCTGGTGAAGTCCACGGTGATCATGAAGGAGAACCTGGAGGAGCTCAACCAGCGCGGCCTGGCGGCGGCCTACCCGGTCATCCTCGGCGGCGCGGCGCTCACCAGGGCGTATGTCGAACAGGACCTGCACGAGATCTACGAGGGCGAGGTCCGCTACGCCCGCGACGCCTTCGAGGGCCTGCGCCTGATGGACGCCCTCATCGGCGTCAAGCGCGGAGTGCCCGGCGCGAAGCTGCCCGAGCTGAAGCAGCGCCGGGTGCGGGCCACGGCCGCCGTGGAGATCGAGGAGCGCCCCCAGGAGGGGCACGTCCGCTCCGACGTCGCCACCGACAACCCCGTGCCGACCCCGCCCTTCTGGGAGACCCGCATCGTCAAGGGCATCCAGCTCAAGGAGTACGCGAGCTGGCTCGACGAGGGCGCCCTGTTCAAGGGCCAGTGGGGGCTGAAGCAGGCCCGCACCGGCGAGGGACCGTCGTACGAGGAACTGGCCGAGACCGAGGGCCGGCCCCGGCTGCGCGGCCTGCTGGACCGGCTGCAGACCGAGAACCTGCTGGAAGCGGCCGTCGTCTACGGCTACTTCCCGTGCGTGTCCAAGGACGACGACCTGATCATCCTGGACGAGCGGGGCAATGAGCGCACCCGGTTCACCTTCCCGCGCCAGCGGCGCGGCCGCCGGCTGTGCCTGGCCGACTTCTTCCGGCCGGAGGAGTCGGGGCAGACCGACGTCGTCGGCTTCCAGGTCGTCACCGTCGGCTCGCGCATCGGCGAGGAGACCGCGAAGCTCTTCGAGGCCAACTCCTACCGCGACTACCTCGAACTGCACGGCCTGTCCGTGCAGTTGGCCGAGGCACTCGCCGAGTACTGGCACGCGCGCGTGCGCTCCGAGCTCGGCTTCGGCGGCGAGGACCCGGCCGACATCGAGGACATGTTCGCCCTGAAGTACCGGGGTGCCCGCTTCTCCCTCGGCTACGGCGCCTGCCCCGACCTGGAGGACCGCGCCAAGATCGCGGATCTGCTGCGGCCGGAGCGGATCGGCGTCCACCTGTCGGAGGAGTTCCAGCTGCACCCGGAGCAGTCCACGGATGCGATCGTGATCCACCACCCCGAGGCGAAGTACTTCAACGCCCGCTGAGCCCTCCGGGGAGCCGGCAGGCCAGAGGCCCTCTGGCCTGCGCCGGGGGTGTTTCAAGGGATACCCCCGGACACGAGTGATAAACGAGGCGCTTCCGGCGTCGGAGACGTACACTTGTCGGTCCATTGCAGGCCGGTTCCCTGTCCGGGAACCGGCCTGATCGTCCCTCAAGGAGGTGCGCCCGGATGACCAGCACGGTCCCCGCGCTAGGAACCCTTACGGCCGAAGGCTCCGCCCTGCAGGCGGTCCTCCTCGACATGGACGGCACCCTGGTGGACACCGAGGGTTTCTGGTGGGACGTCGAGGTCGAGGTCTTCGCCGCCCTCGGCCACACCCTGGACGACTCCTGGCGGCACGTGGTGGTCGGCGGCCCCATGACCCGCAGCGCCGGCTTCCTCATCGAGGCCACCGGCGCCGACATCACCCTCGCCGAACTCACCGCGCTGCTCAACGAGGGCTTCGAGGACCGTATCGACCGTGCCCTGCCGCTGATGCCGGGCGCCGCCCGGCTGCTCGCCGAACTCCACGAGCACGCCATCCCCACGGCCCTGGTCTCCGCCTCCCACCGGCGCATCATCGACCGCGTGCTGAGCATCCTCGGACCGCACCACTTCGCCCTGTCCATCGCCGGCGACGAGGTCTCCCGCACCAAGCCCTTCCCGGACCCCTACCTGCTCGCCGCGGCGGGGCTCGACGCACGGCCGGACAGATGCGCGGTGGTCGAGGACACCGCGACCGGGGTCGCCGCCGCCGAGGCCGCGGGCTGCCGTGTGGTCGCCGTCCCCTCCGTCGCCCCCATCACACCCGCCGCGGGACGCACCGTCGTGACCTCTCTGGAACAGGTCGACCTGGCATTTCTGCGCGGCCTGATGACGGAAATGCCCTAGCCGTTCACCCAGCGTGAAAAGTCAATCGGCCCGGTTGGACAAATTTCCGGGGAAGTACACCCAAGTGGAATTCACAGCCGGTCGTCCGGCCGAATTCCACTGACTCACCACACAGTTGGAAGTGTGACGTTCGCCACCTCGATGGCCCTCGACAGGCCGGGTCAGGGTGTGCTGAACGACCCCGTTCGGCCCGGATCGACGGGTCTTTGTGTCCCGATTGATGGGAAGCTGCACTAATCCTGCCGCTGTCGGGTTTTCGGTGTGTCCGCACCCGGTTCCACTGCGTGATGGGGGGTCAACTCACGCGGCCGTGAACCCGCCTGCGGGCGCGGACTAATCTCGTCGCGAGAACATCGCCGCAACCCCCCGTTGATCCGCCGCACCACCATGCATGCCGGATACACGGACTCGAACAGCTCTGGAGAAACCCCCGCATGAACCGCAAGACTTTGGTGCTGCCGGCGGTGGCCGGCCTGCTCACCCCGGTTCTCGCCGCTTGCGGCGGATCCGGCAGCGGGAGTAAGAGCGGCGACGCCATCGTCGTCGGCACCACGGACCGGTTCACCGCCACCAGCGACGCCCCGGCGCCCCTGGACCCCGCCTACGCCTACGACGTCGGCACCTGGAACATCCTGCGCCAGACCGTGCAGACCCTGATGACGCAGCCCAAGGGCGAGGGCAACCCCGTACCGGACGCCGCCGAGGGCTGCTCCTTCACCGACAGCGGCAGCGAACGCTACGCCTGCAAGCTCCGCGACGGCCTGAAGTTCGCCAGCGGCGACCCGGTCACCGCCCAGGACGTCAAGTTCTCCATCGAGCGTGCCCTGCGCATCAAGGCCAGCAGCGGCGTGTCTTCCTTGCTCAACACCCTCGACACCATCGAGACGCAGGGCGACCGCGAGGTCATCTTCCACCTCAAGACCGCCGACGCCACGTTCCCGTACAAGCTGTCCACTCCGGTCGCGGGCATCATCAACCCCAAGGACTACCAGAAGGACAAGCTGCGCAACGGCTTCGAGGTCGACGGCTCCGGCCCCTACACCTTCCAGGCCGACGTCAACGGCAACACTGTCACCACCGCCACCTTCACCAAGAACCCCAACTACAAGGGCTTCGACAAGGTGAACAACGACAAGGTCGAACTGCGCTCCTTCGACGACGCCGACGCGATGAGCGCCGCCATCGACAAGGGTGACATCGACGTCATGACCCGCACCATGTCGCCCGCCCAGATCCAGAAGCTGGACGCCGGCGGCGACGCCAAGGCCGACCTCGTCGACATGCCCGGCCTGGAGATCCGCTACCTGGCCTTCAACACCAACGCCTCCACCGTGAAGTCCAAGGCCGTACGCCAGGCCATGGCCCAGATCATCAACCGCGCGGAACTCGTCTCCAAGGTCTACGGCACCCAGGCCGAGCCGCTGTACTCGCTCGTCCCGGCCACCGTCACCGGCCACTCCAACTCGTTCTTCAACAAGTACGGCAACCCCAGCGTCGCCAAGGCCAAGGACCTGCTGACCAAGGCCGGCATCACCACCCCGGTGAAGCTGACCCTGCACTACACCACCGACCACTACGGCTCCGCCACCAAGAAGGAGTTCGAGGTCCTGCAGCAGCAGCTCAACGACAGCGGCCTGTTCGACACCTCCACCCAGGGCCATCC
Above is a genomic segment from Streptomyces fodineus containing:
- the metH gene encoding methionine synthase; translated protein: MASLPPSPSADSRTRASALRQALATRVVVADGAMGTMLQAQEPTLEDFEQLEGCNEILNLTRPDIVRSVHEAYFAVGVDCVETNTFGANHSALGEYDIAERVYELSEAGARVAREVADEFTAKDGRPRWVLGSMGPGTKLPTLGHAPYTTLRDAYQRNAEGLVTGGADALLVETTQDLLQTKAAVLGARRGLDALGLDLPVIVSVTVETTGTMLLGSEIGAALTALEPLGIDMIGLNCATGPAEMSEHLRYLARNARIPLSCMPNAGLPVLGKDGAHYPLTAPELADAQETFVREYGLSLVGGCCGTTPEHLRQVVERVQGLTPTERDPRPEPGAASLYQTVPFRQDTSYLAIGERTNANGSKKFREAMLQGRWDDCVEMAREQIREGAHMLDLCVDYVGRDGVADMEELAGRFATASTLPIVLDSTEVDVIQAGLEKLGGRAVINSVNYEDGDGPDSRFAKVTKLAREHGAALIALTIDEEGQARTPEKKVEIAERLIDDLTGNWGIREEDILIDALTFTICTGQEESRGDGLATIEAIRELKKRHPAVQTTLGLSNISFGLNPAARILLNSVFLDECVKAGLDSAIVHASKILPIARFSEEEVGTALDLIYDRRSEGYDPLQKLMQLFEGATAKSLKAGKAEELAALPLEERLGRRIIDGERNGLEADLDEALKDRPALDIVNETLLDGMKVVGELFGSGQMQLPFVLQSAEVMKAAVAYLEPHMEKSDSEGKGTIVLATVRGDVHDIGKNLVDIILSNNGYNVVNLGIKQPVSAILEAAQEHKADVIGMSGLLVKSTVIMKENLEELNQRGLAAAYPVILGGAALTRAYVEQDLHEIYEGEVRYARDAFEGLRLMDALIGVKRGVPGAKLPELKQRRVRATAAVEIEERPQEGHVRSDVATDNPVPTPPFWETRIVKGIQLKEYASWLDEGALFKGQWGLKQARTGEGPSYEELAETEGRPRLRGLLDRLQTENLLEAAVVYGYFPCVSKDDDLIILDERGNERTRFTFPRQRRGRRLCLADFFRPEESGQTDVVGFQVVTVGSRIGEETAKLFEANSYRDYLELHGLSVQLAEALAEYWHARVRSELGFGGEDPADIEDMFALKYRGARFSLGYGACPDLEDRAKIADLLRPERIGVHLSEEFQLHPEQSTDAIVIHHPEAKYFNAR
- a CDS encoding HAD family hydrolase yields the protein MTSTVPALGTLTAEGSALQAVLLDMDGTLVDTEGFWWDVEVEVFAALGHTLDDSWRHVVVGGPMTRSAGFLIEATGADITLAELTALLNEGFEDRIDRALPLMPGAARLLAELHEHAIPTALVSASHRRIIDRVLSILGPHHFALSIAGDEVSRTKPFPDPYLLAAAGLDARPDRCAVVEDTATGVAAAEAAGCRVVAVPSVAPITPAAGRTVVTSLEQVDLAFLRGLMTEMP
- a CDS encoding ABC transporter substrate-binding protein, whose amino-acid sequence is MNRKTLVLPAVAGLLTPVLAACGGSGSGSKSGDAIVVGTTDRFTATSDAPAPLDPAYAYDVGTWNILRQTVQTLMTQPKGEGNPVPDAAEGCSFTDSGSERYACKLRDGLKFASGDPVTAQDVKFSIERALRIKASSGVSSLLNTLDTIETQGDREVIFHLKTADATFPYKLSTPVAGIINPKDYQKDKLRNGFEVDGSGPYTFQADVNGNTVTTATFTKNPNYKGFDKVNNDKVELRSFDDADAMSAAIDKGDIDVMTRTMSPAQIQKLDAGGDAKADLVDMPGLEIRYLAFNTNASTVKSKAVRQAMAQIINRAELVSKVYGTQAEPLYSLVPATVTGHSNSFFNKYGNPSVAKAKDLLTKAGITTPVKLTLHYTTDHYGSATKKEFEVLQQQLNDSGLFDTSTQGHPWDAFRPAEQKGQYDVYGMGWFPDFPDADNFLAPFLDKDNFLGSPYSNTTIQHTLIPQSRREADRLNAAKSLTEIQDIVAEDVPILPLWQGKQYVAARNDITGVAYALNSSSTLQLWELGRGVSG